From the genome of Tolypothrix sp. NIES-4075:
TTAGCGGTGCAAGCAATAGCTTTATCTTTGGGTGCTTTGCCTACCTATTATCTGGCTTTGCAAGCAGAATTGAACGAAACCCAAGCAGCTACAATGGCAGCAGTTTATCTGCTCTACCCGCTAATTTTTAATGTCAATCTTTATGAATTTCATCCAGAAGTGATGGCAATTCCCGTTTTTTTGGGAGCAATTTTAGCAGCACGATTGAATAAAAAAAGTTGGTTTTGTTTAGGCGTTGTCTTTATTTTGGGCTGTAAAGCTGCGTTATCTCTGACAGTAGCAGCAATGGGCTTCTGGTTACTAATATTTGAAAAAAAACGTTTTTACGGTATATTCGCACTCATCACTGGAATTAGTTGGTTTTTGATTGCAAGTCAAGTGATTATTCCCTTCTTTAGCAATCATGAAGCCGCAGCCGTTGGGCGTTACACTTATTTAGGCAACTCAGTTTTAGAAATTGCCATAAATTTATTTTTGAAGCCAGGATTAATATTAGGAAGAATTTTTTCTTTAGAAACTCTGGAATATTTAGCATTGTTAGTTGCACCAGTTATTTGGGGACTTACACCCCGGCATCTAACTCCTTTAGTAAGTGCTATTCCCGTATTAGTGATAAATAGTCTTTCTGAATTACATGTGCAACGAGACTTAACACAGCAGTATTCACTACCAGTGCTGCCTTTTTTGTTATTATCTGTAATTTCCAGTTTAGCCGCTGGTAAAGGATGGCTGCGTTCGAGACGAGCAATTATTTTGTGGACGTTAGTAGCTTTTCTCGCGCTGGCAAAGTATGGTAATTTTTGGTCTATGTATTTCCGGGAATTAGATACTTGGCAAGCAACCCAAGAAGCGATCGCTCAAGTTGAAACCAAAGGTGCTGTATTAACCACTCATAGCATAGCCTCTCATTTAACTCATCGACCGCAATTAGAATACATTGACGACCAAACACCGTTACCCACTGATTTATCGCAGTTTGACTACGTATTACTTAATCTACGTCATCCAGGAGGAGCTAATAATGCAGATTTTGCGATCAAATTAGTCAATCAGCTCAAAGATAATCAATTGTTTGAACTCAGCTACCAGCATAATGATGTTTATTTATTCCAGAAAAAGTCTATAGATAACTGATAGTTTACGCAGGGCAATATCTGACGATTAATTTCGCCCACTTAGCTTATGTCCAGACTGAAACATATTTTTTTTAACCTGCTCATTATATCTCTTTATGTTGGCTTTGTAGTTGCTATCAGGTTCAAGCCAATCACCCAATCATTGGAATTAGACTACGACGAAGGACTAAATTTAATTAAAGCTCTTCTCTACTCCCAAGGGTTTTCTCTTTACACCCAAATTTGGAATGACCAACCACCACTTTTTACCGTTATTTTATCGCAATGGTTTAATTTATTCGGTCAGTCCATCTTTGCTGCCCGCTTTCTGATTATACTTTTTTCTGCACTATTAATTTGGTGCTTTTATCAAATTATCAATAGTGAACTCGGAAAAATACCAGCTTTTGTTGCCACACTTATATTATTCACTTCTGGGCTATTTATTCGCCTTAGTATTTCCGTGATGATTGGTATTCCCTCGCTATCACTGGCAATGCTTTCAATTTATTTTTTAAATCTTTATAAAAAGCATTCTCGTCAGCCTTTTTTGATTTTATCTGGAGGTTTCTTAGCGTTATCTTTGCAAACAAAATTATTTACAGTATTTCTGATTCCTTTAATGGTTTTTTATTTAGTATTTCCAAATTTAACGAATTTCTCTAAAAAGCAACTAAAAACTATTATTCAAACTTTTATTTGGTGGCTTGGTAGCCTAGGAGTTGTTTTTTTATTAATTGGCTTGTGGTTTCAGCAATTTACTCATTTAGACCAGATATTTGAATCTCATTTTCACCAACCGATTGAAACAAAATTAGTAAACTTTAATAATTTTGAATCTCTCAAACAGATGATAAGTCAAGATTATGAATATCTCTTTCTAGCATTTATTGGTATCCTAACAATTATTGTCAAAAAACAACGAAATGGTCTTTTCCCTTTAGCTTGGCTAGTAACTGCAACACTAATTTTACTAAAACATAAACCAATTTGGTATCATCATTACCTTTTGCTGACTATTCCTATCTCTTGGTTAGCTGCTTATGCTGTTGCTTCAGTTCGTGATTTCTGCAAAAATTGGCATTTTCATTTCTTATCATTAAGAATAAAAGATTTCATATTTCTGATACTAAGTGCAACTTTCATTTTCTTGATGATTACAACTCCAGCCAATCCGAAAGGTAGACCTTCGACAAATGTAGAAGTTATACAACTTTTATTCAAACACAAAAATTTAACTCATTGGGTATTTACAGACCGTCCAATTTATGCTTTTTATGCTAGGTTGCGCGTCCCTCCAGAAATGGCAGTAATATCATATAAACGACTTAACTCAGGAGATTTAACATCTAAACAATTGCTGACTATCTTACAAAATTATTGTCCTGAACAAATAATTCTTGGAAGGTGGATTTCTCAAATAAAGAGTGATAGTGACTTTATGGCTTATGTTAATGAAAATTATTCAAAAAGCTACACAGACGAAAAAAATACGGTCGAACATTATCTCTTAAATAAAGTTGACAAATGTACACCCAAGCATAGTTTAGAGTGAATAATAAATAACACTTTATGGACAAAGACTTTTACTTACAGTATGCATCCGTTGAAGATAAACATTGGTGGTTTGTCGGTCGGCGGATGATTATAGAACAAGCGATTCGTAAACTAAGTTTACCAAAAAATGCCCAAATTCTCGAAGTTGGTTGTGGTACGGGTGGTAATCTGAGAATGCTAAAGAGTCACGGTCAAGTTTCAGCGATGGAGTTGAATGAAACCGCTTGTAAAATTGCCAATGAGCGGCAAGTAATTCCGGTGAAATTGGGTGGCTTGCCTGATAAAATTCCTTTTAGCAATGAGTATGACATAATTCTCATACTCGATGTTTTGGAACATCTTGATGATGACTTGACAGCACTTTTAGCATTGCATAGAAAATTAAAGCCTGGAGGTTCATTGTTAATTACGGTTCCTGCTTACCAGTTTTTGTGGAGCCAACACGATGAAATTAACCATCATAAACGTCGTTATGTGTTAAAAAAATTACAACAGGTTACGATCAAGGCTGGCTATACTGTGCATTACAGCAGTTATTTTAACTTTTTTTTGTTTCCTATCGTTGCAGGCGTGCGTTACTTGCGTTCATGTTTAAAACTTGAAAGTAATTCTCTTGACAATAGCGATTTGAATTTGCCACCGAAACATATCAATAAGTTTTTAAGTTTATTATTTGCAAGCGAACGTCACTTAATGAATCGATTGAGCCTTCCTTTTGGCGTATCTATTTTGCTTGTAGCACATAAAAATAAATAAAATTCATGAAGGTTATGATTTGCAGTCAAACACACATAAGAACAGTGAATAAACCAATCTACTCTATAGTTATACCGATTTATAACGAAGAAGAAAACATCACCGAAATGTATCGTCGTCTGAGTAATTTAATCGAGCAATTAGACGGTGAGGCTGAGTTAATTTTAATTGACGATGGAAGTCGCGATCGCTCTTTAAGCATGATTCGCGAACTTCACCATTGCGATCGTCGTGTGCGTTACCTCAGTTTTGCACGCAACTTTGGTCATCAAATCGCTGTAACTGCGGGTTTGAACTTCGTTCAAGGCAAAATCGTCATCGTTATGGATGCCGATTTGCAAGACCCTCCAGAGCTAATTTTACCCATGATAGAAAAATGGCAACAAGGCTATCAAGTAGTTTATGCCCAGCGTCTCTCTCGCAAAAAAGAAAGTTGGCTCAAACGCTTGACAGCTTATGCCTTCTATCGCATACTCAGGATTTTAGCTGATGTAGATATACCACCCGATACAGGTGATTTTTGCTTGATGGATCGGCAAGTGGTAGATATTCTCAATGCAATGCCCGAACGCAACCGCTATATTCGCGGTTTAAGAGCGTGGGTAGGTTTTCGCCAAACATCTGTACATTTTGAACGAGATCCTCGCTTTGCTGGCAAAGAAAAGTATACCTTCGGTAAGTCTTGGGCATTAGCAGTGAATGGGATAGTTTCCCTGTCAAAAGTGCCTTTAAGACTAGCCACTTATTTAGGAATGCTCTCAGCGGGTATAGCCTTATTAATGATAGTCTTAGTGCTGTACTGGCGCTTATTCGATCCAGCTTCTCCATTAATTGGCTTCACATTAATTACAATTGGTCTATTTTTTTTGGGTTCTGTCCAATTATTCTGTATTGGCATTTTAGGCGAATACATTGGTCGTATTTATGAAGAAGTCAAAGGTCGTCCTGTTTATACCGTCAAGGAAATTGGCGATGTAAATCATATAACAACACCCGCGTCTAAGCCATCTC
Proteins encoded in this window:
- a CDS encoding class I SAM-dependent methyltransferase, which translates into the protein MDKDFYLQYASVEDKHWWFVGRRMIIEQAIRKLSLPKNAQILEVGCGTGGNLRMLKSHGQVSAMELNETACKIANERQVIPVKLGGLPDKIPFSNEYDIILILDVLEHLDDDLTALLALHRKLKPGGSLLITVPAYQFLWSQHDEINHHKRRYVLKKLQQVTIKAGYTVHYSSYFNFFLFPIVAGVRYLRSCLKLESNSLDNSDLNLPPKHINKFLSLLFASERHLMNRLSLPFGVSILLVAHKNK
- a CDS encoding glycosyltransferase family 2 protein, which produces MNKPIYSIVIPIYNEEENITEMYRRLSNLIEQLDGEAELILIDDGSRDRSLSMIRELHHCDRRVRYLSFARNFGHQIAVTAGLNFVQGKIVIVMDADLQDPPELILPMIEKWQQGYQVVYAQRLSRKKESWLKRLTAYAFYRILRILADVDIPPDTGDFCLMDRQVVDILNAMPERNRYIRGLRAWVGFRQTSVHFERDPRFAGKEKYTFGKSWALAVNGIVSLSKVPLRLATYLGMLSAGIALLMIVLVLYWRLFDPASPLIGFTLITIGLFFLGSVQLFCIGILGEYIGRIYEEVKGRPVYTVKEIGDVNHITTPASKPSRHSSI
- a CDS encoding ArnT family glycosyltransferase gives rise to the protein MSRLKHIFFNLLIISLYVGFVVAIRFKPITQSLELDYDEGLNLIKALLYSQGFSLYTQIWNDQPPLFTVILSQWFNLFGQSIFAARFLIILFSALLIWCFYQIINSELGKIPAFVATLILFTSGLFIRLSISVMIGIPSLSLAMLSIYFLNLYKKHSRQPFLILSGGFLALSLQTKLFTVFLIPLMVFYLVFPNLTNFSKKQLKTIIQTFIWWLGSLGVVFLLIGLWFQQFTHLDQIFESHFHQPIETKLVNFNNFESLKQMISQDYEYLFLAFIGILTIIVKKQRNGLFPLAWLVTATLILLKHKPIWYHHYLLLTIPISWLAAYAVASVRDFCKNWHFHFLSLRIKDFIFLILSATFIFLMITTPANPKGRPSTNVEVIQLLFKHKNLTHWVFTDRPIYAFYARLRVPPEMAVISYKRLNSGDLTSKQLLTILQNYCPEQIILGRWISQIKSDSDFMAYVNENYSKSYTDEKNTVEHYLLNKVDKCTPKHSLE
- a CDS encoding DUF2079 domain-containing protein, with translation MKKPALQLGVVTWAIAISALILFTCSSIRHLLFQSGAFDLGIYDQVVYLISQGQAPISSILDFHHMGNHAAWAVYLLALLYKIYPSVYWLLAVQAIALSLGALPTYYLALQAELNETQAATMAAVYLLYPLIFNVNLYEFHPEVMAIPVFLGAILAARLNKKSWFCLGVVFILGCKAALSLTVAAMGFWLLIFEKKRFYGIFALITGISWFLIASQVIIPFFSNHEAAAVGRYTYLGNSVLEIAINLFLKPGLILGRIFSLETLEYLALLVAPVIWGLTPRHLTPLVSAIPVLVINSLSELHVQRDLTQQYSLPVLPFLLLSVISSLAAGKGWLRSRRAIILWTLVAFLALAKYGNFWSMYFRELDTWQATQEAIAQVETKGAVLTTHSIASHLTHRPQLEYIDDQTPLPTDLSQFDYVLLNLRHPGGANNADFAIKLVNQLKDNQLFELSYQHNDVYLFQKKSIDN